Proteins encoded within one genomic window of Anopheles gambiae chromosome 3, idAnoGambNW_F1_1, whole genome shotgun sequence:
- the LOC1280734 gene encoding uncharacterized protein LOC1280734 isoform X2 produces MQQQEKRRELRLKRFWRTTTKPPTSSEESGGCESPTKLGRKAFQQPSGPAIAASSSSSDSPPKHPTCSLPLLQVWPSQDSPRGEADGQSFVFPIVADDQQQSSNGRRNSLFVDQLQAGDSGIDSVQASPSPIAMPCHPLVVSNAISPSASPTAGSPTPSVDRATRRPSTSLLHPDHARIFALRAPASPDQTSLEDSTEFNGPTTSNHLCTASSSTTSSLTSVAVATLGQHPQRSSDPWLRPERDKDNLELDQRRASTMTARLSLFDALDLEYALLRAAARGSVGPYSLSESLHKLTFTQSLAFPALARGLATKRRNSTEQSSSRPLNPNESGLNTFAKVVTACVLVMVSFLVFLVVYKYVRT; encoded by the exons CAACAGGAAAAGCGACGCGAGCTGCGTTTGAAACGATTCTggcgcaccaccaccaaaccgcCGACGTCCTCCGAGGAGTCCGGCGGCTGCGAAAGTCCTACAAAACTCGGACGAAAGGCGTTCcagcaaccgtccggtccggCCAttgccgccagcagcagcagcagcgatagTCCGCCGAAGCATCCGACCTGTTCGCTGCCGCTGCTACAGGTGTGGCCCAGCCAGGACTCGCCCCGGGGTGAAGCAGATGGGCAGAGCTTCGTCTTTCCCATCGTAGCGGACGATCAG CAACAGAGCTCCAATGGCAGGCGGAACTCACTGTTCGTGGATCAGCTGCAGGCGGGTGACTCCGGTATCGATTCCGTGCAGGCGTCACCCTCACCGATCGCCATGCCCTGCCATCCGCTCGTCGTGTCCAATGCCATCTCGCCCAGCGCATCGCCGACGGCCGGTTCGCCCACACCCTCGGTGGACCGGGCGACGCGGCGCCCCTCGACGTCGCTGCTGCACCCGGACCATGCGCGCATCTTCGCGCTCCGTGCGCCCGCCTCTCCCGACCAA ACTTCGCTCGAGGACAGTACGGAGTTTAACGGGCCCACGACCAGCAATCATCTCTGCACCGCCAGCTCCAGCACGACCTCCTCGCTTACCTCGGTAGCCGTTGCGACCCTTGGCCAACACCCGCAGCG GTCCTCCGATCCGTGGTTACGGCCGGAGCGTGACAAAGACAACCTCGAGCTCGATCAACGCCGTGCCTCCACGATGACGGCCCGGCTGTCCCTGTTCGATGCGCTCGATCTCGAGTACGCACTGTTGCGGGCGGCGGCCCGCGGTTCGGTCGGACCCTACTCGCTCAGCGAGTCACTGCACAAGCTGACCTTCACGCAGTCGCTCGCTTTCCCGGCGCTGGCTCGCGGACTGGCCACCAAGCGGCGCAACTCCACCGAGCAAAGCTCGTCCCGGCCGCTCAACCCGAACGAGTCGGGCCTGAACACGTTCGCCAAGGTCGTGACCGCCTGcgtgctggtgatggtgagcTTTCTCGTGTTTCTGGTAGTGTACAAGTACGTGCGGACGTGA
- the LOC1280734 gene encoding uncharacterized protein LOC1280734 isoform X1, which produces MQQQEKRRELRLKRFWRTTTKPPTSSEESGGCESPTKLGRKAFQQPSGPAIAASSSSSDSPPKHPTCSLPLLQVWPSQDSPRGEADGQSFVFPIVADDQQQSSNGRRNSLFVDQLQAGDSGIDSVQASPSPIAMPCHPLVVSNAISPSASPTAGSPTPSVDRATRRPSTSLLHPDHARIFALRAPASPDQVSLASLPLFDNHRTSSTPPHPLQTSLEDSTEFNGPTTSNHLCTASSSTTSSLTSVAVATLGQHPQRSSDPWLRPERDKDNLELDQRRASTMTARLSLFDALDLEYALLRAAARGSVGPYSLSESLHKLTFTQSLAFPALARGLATKRRNSTEQSSSRPLNPNESGLNTFAKVVTACVLVMVSFLVFLVVYKYVRT; this is translated from the exons CAACAGGAAAAGCGACGCGAGCTGCGTTTGAAACGATTCTggcgcaccaccaccaaaccgcCGACGTCCTCCGAGGAGTCCGGCGGCTGCGAAAGTCCTACAAAACTCGGACGAAAGGCGTTCcagcaaccgtccggtccggCCAttgccgccagcagcagcagcagcgatagTCCGCCGAAGCATCCGACCTGTTCGCTGCCGCTGCTACAGGTGTGGCCCAGCCAGGACTCGCCCCGGGGTGAAGCAGATGGGCAGAGCTTCGTCTTTCCCATCGTAGCGGACGATCAG CAACAGAGCTCCAATGGCAGGCGGAACTCACTGTTCGTGGATCAGCTGCAGGCGGGTGACTCCGGTATCGATTCCGTGCAGGCGTCACCCTCACCGATCGCCATGCCCTGCCATCCGCTCGTCGTGTCCAATGCCATCTCGCCCAGCGCATCGCCGACGGCCGGTTCGCCCACACCCTCGGTGGACCGGGCGACGCGGCGCCCCTCGACGTCGCTGCTGCACCCGGACCATGCGCGCATCTTCGCGCTCCGTGCGCCCGCCTCTCCCGACCAAGTGAGCCTGGCCAGCCTGCCGTTGTTTGACAATCATAGGACCTCTTCCACTCCTCCCCATCCATTGCAGACTTCGCTCGAGGACAGTACGGAGTTTAACGGGCCCACGACCAGCAATCATCTCTGCACCGCCAGCTCCAGCACGACCTCCTCGCTTACCTCGGTAGCCGTTGCGACCCTTGGCCAACACCCGCAGCG GTCCTCCGATCCGTGGTTACGGCCGGAGCGTGACAAAGACAACCTCGAGCTCGATCAACGCCGTGCCTCCACGATGACGGCCCGGCTGTCCCTGTTCGATGCGCTCGATCTCGAGTACGCACTGTTGCGGGCGGCGGCCCGCGGTTCGGTCGGACCCTACTCGCTCAGCGAGTCACTGCACAAGCTGACCTTCACGCAGTCGCTCGCTTTCCCGGCGCTGGCTCGCGGACTGGCCACCAAGCGGCGCAACTCCACCGAGCAAAGCTCGTCCCGGCCGCTCAACCCGAACGAGTCGGGCCTGAACACGTTCGCCAAGGTCGTGACCGCCTGcgtgctggtgatggtgagcTTTCTCGTGTTTCTGGTAGTGTACAAGTACGTGCGGACGTGA